In Methanobacterium sp., one genomic interval encodes:
- the gatA gene encoding Asp-tRNA(Asn)/Glu-tRNA(Gln) amidotransferase subunit GatA: MNILEKSQSIKNHELTSEENLETFIKQIGKDNPNIRAFVELNFDEARERANAIDDKIKNGQKVGKLAGMVVGIKSNINVEDFHITAASPTLENYLGSYDATVVRRIKSEDGIIVGMTNMDEFAAGSSTETSFFGHTDNPAAPGRIPGGSSGGSAAAVAAGMCDLALGSDTGGSIRNPASHCGVMGFKPTYGAVSRQGLLDLAMSFDQIGPFSTDVSGVALMLEVIAGEDRRECTTMDWEVPEFTSSITDPENALKGMKLGVVKEFFDVSDEAIVNIIEDRINQMQEAGAEVVELNFDYLKLCLPTYYLINYVEFFSATRKYDGRKYGERIEEVCGEEVLRRIQMGSYISQKEFSGKYYKKALQARSLIRKEITGLLKDVDALVGPTVPKLPHKLGTSLEPMEMYAYDILTVIANLAGIPAASTPAGDVKGIPVGMQFQAKPLDDEKIMQLMAAQEGLN, translated from the coding sequence ATGAATATTTTGGAAAAATCACAATCAATCAAGAATCATGAATTAACTTCAGAAGAGAACCTGGAAACCTTCATAAAACAAATCGGAAAGGATAATCCTAATATAAGGGCATTTGTTGAACTTAATTTTGATGAAGCCCGGGAAAGGGCAAATGCAATTGATGATAAGATAAAAAATGGTCAGAAAGTTGGAAAACTGGCCGGTATGGTAGTGGGAATCAAGAGCAACATCAATGTGGAAGACTTCCACATCACCGCTGCCTCTCCTACCCTGGAAAACTATCTGGGAAGTTACGATGCCACAGTTGTCCGGCGTATAAAATCAGAGGATGGAATTATAGTGGGAATGACCAACATGGATGAATTCGCTGCTGGAAGTTCCACTGAAACATCCTTCTTCGGACACACAGATAACCCCGCAGCCCCGGGCCGCATACCTGGAGGATCCAGTGGGGGCAGTGCAGCAGCAGTGGCCGCTGGGATGTGTGACCTGGCACTGGGCTCAGATACCGGGGGATCCATACGTAACCCGGCATCACACTGTGGGGTGATGGGATTCAAACCAACCTACGGTGCAGTGAGCAGGCAGGGACTTCTGGATCTGGCCATGAGTTTTGACCAGATCGGACCATTCTCCACTGACGTCAGTGGTGTGGCTCTCATGCTGGAAGTTATTGCCGGTGAAGACCGACGGGAGTGTACTACCATGGACTGGGAAGTACCTGAATTCACATCTTCCATCACAGATCCTGAAAATGCACTTAAAGGTATGAAGCTGGGTGTAGTGAAGGAATTCTTTGATGTCTCTGATGAGGCTATCGTTAATATTATTGAAGATCGCATCAACCAAATGCAAGAGGCAGGGGCTGAAGTAGTGGAATTAAACTTCGATTATCTCAAATTATGCCTACCTACCTACTACCTCATAAACTACGTGGAATTCTTCTCAGCCACCAGAAAATATGATGGTCGAAAGTACGGAGAACGCATCGAAGAAGTCTGTGGAGAAGAGGTACTGCGCAGGATACAGATGGGATCATACATCAGCCAGAAAGAATTCAGTGGCAAGTACTACAAAAAAGCATTACAGGCCCGATCACTCATTAGAAAAGAAATCACCGGACTATTAAAAGATGTAGATGCACTGGTGGGACCCACAGTACCAAAACTACCTCATAAATTGGGCACCTCACTGGAGCCAATGGAAATGTACGCCTATGATATCCTGACGGTTATAGCCAACCTGGCAGGAATACCTGCAGCCAGCACACCCGCAGGAGATGTAAAAGGAATACCCGTAGGAATGCAGTTCCAGGCAAAACCCCTGGATGATGAGAAGATAATGCAACTGATGGCGGCCCAGGAAGGCTTGAACTAA
- a CDS encoding thioredoxin fold domain-containing protein gives MPYLICEDCGNYYELKEGESSEDFQLECDCGGELEYYPTKYDYYKKHRINQGSVEESAKKSPKNKEKITEGFFSNLDAQSKGFMLVGVLGVIILILLFGSSGMISSISPSYLDVMPPEIQAANAPVLVILYAPRCSACQKFDSETLTNPDIQQKISSYSVMRINVDTNPEQANHFNSNVIPTMVLLDPKGKEIRRNVGYMTATELINFLKT, from the coding sequence ATGCCCTATTTGATCTGTGAAGATTGTGGAAATTACTATGAGCTGAAAGAAGGCGAATCCTCCGAAGACTTCCAACTGGAATGTGATTGTGGGGGTGAGTTAGAGTACTATCCCACTAAATACGATTACTATAAAAAACACAGAATAAACCAGGGTTCTGTTGAAGAATCGGCTAAAAAATCTCCCAAAAACAAAGAAAAGATAACTGAAGGATTTTTTAGTAATTTAGATGCCCAGTCAAAGGGTTTCATGTTAGTAGGTGTATTGGGGGTAATTATTTTAATCCTATTATTTGGTTCATCAGGGATGATCTCTTCCATTAGTCCTTCCTACTTGGATGTAATGCCTCCTGAAATTCAGGCAGCCAATGCCCCTGTACTGGTGATTCTGTATGCTCCGAGATGTTCAGCCTGCCAGAAATTCGATTCAGAAACCCTAACCAACCCTGATATCCAGCAAAAGATATCCTCATATTCAGTTATGAGAATAAACGTTGATACCAACCCGGAACAGGCCAATCATTTCAATTCCAATGTCATTCCCACCATGGTGCTTCTTGATCCCAAGGGTAAAGAAATTCGCCGGAATGTTGGTTACATGACTGCCACCGAGCTTATAAATTTTTTAAAAACATAG
- a CDS encoding heparan-alpha-glucosaminide N-acetyltransferase: MNDLNKRFWEIDVLRGLAILMMVTYHLVFDLTYFGVFPFNVSSGVWWWFARLTAFIFLFLVGISLTLSYSRAELMGQKQEKKNIFPKYLKRGGKIFFLGLLVTLATWIFIPGDFIVFGVLHFIGIAIILEYPFLNKKYLNLVLGIIFIITGFILAQFTVTYPWLLWLGLKPAGFITVDYFPLIPWLGVVSLGLFAGKILYHDYKRRFHLIDLSQNPFTRMFSFLGQHSLLIYLLHQPLLIMILYFMGVLDLGNLFHFINA; this comes from the coding sequence ATGAATGATTTAAACAAACGTTTCTGGGAAATAGACGTCCTTCGCGGTCTAGCAATACTGATGATGGTAACATATCATCTGGTATTTGATCTTACTTACTTTGGAGTGTTTCCATTTAACGTTTCATCGGGTGTTTGGTGGTGGTTCGCCAGGCTAACTGCCTTCATATTCCTGTTCCTGGTGGGAATTTCCCTTACCCTGAGTTACTCCCGAGCCGAATTAATGGGGCAAAAACAGGAAAAAAAGAATATTTTCCCAAAATATCTCAAAAGAGGAGGTAAAATATTTTTCCTGGGCTTATTAGTTACTCTGGCAACATGGATTTTCATACCTGGGGATTTTATAGTTTTCGGAGTCCTGCATTTTATTGGAATAGCAATAATCCTGGAATATCCATTTTTAAACAAAAAATACCTTAACCTAGTTCTTGGAATTATCTTCATAATCACAGGTTTCATTCTGGCACAGTTCACAGTCACCTATCCCTGGCTTTTATGGTTGGGCTTGAAACCCGCAGGATTCATCACCGTGGATTACTTCCCATTGATCCCATGGTTGGGAGTGGTTTCTTTGGGTCTTTTTGCAGGAAAAATACTTTATCATGATTATAAAAGAAGATTTCACCTGATTGACCTTTCACAAAATCCATTTACCCGGATGTTCAGCTTTTTAGGACAACACTCACTGCTGATCTATTTACTACACCAGCCACTTCTCATAATGATACTGTACTTTATGGGTGTTCTGGACCTGGGAAATTTATTTCATTTTATAAATGCATAA
- the ala gene encoding alanine dehydrogenase encodes MSGTLLLKQSEIKELITMKEVVDSVETAFKAYAQRDVQMPAKEYLFFHEGDLRIMPCYVRSNEEAGVKCVNVHPKNPTEHQLPTVMAVIELVDPETGFPMAVMDGTWVTDMRTGAAAGVATKYLARPDSETLGIIGAGKQACTQLMALNEVMDIKKAKVFCRTCSTRTNFAKTASKLYGFDVEAVETAEEAVKNVDVVVTTTPSRKPLIKVDWISPGTHINAMGADAPSKQELETRLLLKSKIIIDSWDQASHSGEINVPVSQNVLKRKDIHAKLGDVVIGKETGREGDEITIFDSTGLAVQDVVTAGLIYRRAREQGMGTDFNFMS; translated from the coding sequence ATGTCTGGAACTCTTTTACTAAAACAAAGCGAGATTAAAGAACTCATTACCATGAAAGAAGTTGTTGATTCAGTTGAAACCGCTTTTAAGGCCTACGCTCAGCGTGATGTGCAGATGCCAGCCAAAGAGTACTTATTTTTCCATGAAGGAGATCTGCGGATCATGCCCTGCTACGTGCGGAGCAATGAAGAGGCAGGAGTTAAATGCGTGAATGTGCATCCCAAAAACCCCACCGAACATCAGCTACCCACGGTGATGGCAGTCATAGAACTGGTAGATCCAGAGACCGGTTTTCCCATGGCAGTTATGGACGGAACCTGGGTAACTGATATGCGGACAGGTGCAGCGGCAGGAGTTGCCACCAAATACCTTGCCCGACCAGATTCAGAGACTCTGGGAATAATCGGTGCGGGTAAACAGGCGTGCACCCAATTAATGGCCCTTAACGAGGTTATGGATATTAAAAAGGCAAAGGTTTTCTGCAGAACCTGCAGCACCAGGACCAATTTTGCTAAAACAGCATCAAAGCTCTATGGTTTTGATGTGGAAGCAGTTGAAACTGCAGAAGAAGCTGTAAAGAATGTTGATGTGGTTGTAACCACCACCCCCTCACGGAAGCCCCTGATTAAAGTTGACTGGATCAGCCCCGGAACCCATATTAACGCCATGGGTGCCGATGCCCCCAGTAAACAGGAACTGGAAACCCGGTTACTTTTAAAGTCAAAGATCATTATTGATTCCTGGGATCAGGCCAGTCACAGTGGGGAGATCAACGTACCAGTCTCACAGAATGTTCTGAAACGAAAGGATATCCATGCTAAACTGGGAGATGTGGTTATTGGAAAGGAAACTGGTAGAGAAGGTGATGAGATCACCATTTTTGACTCCACTGGTCTGGCAGTTCAGGATGTGGTGACTGCAGGACTCATCTACAGACGGGCCCGTGAACAGGGAATGGGAACAGATTTTAATTTCATGAGTTAA
- a CDS encoding LysE family transporter has protein sequence MWIEVILFAAASFWVGLSGAMVPGPMLTVTISDSLKKGSRAGPLVVLGHVIAETTLIILLILGLGWVIGSQWVTMIIGGVGGVMLIYIGYSIARSPLPEEIPGDGEPIEKRGSVLSGIVTSITNPYFYLWWATVGWAFLLKGIELAGIIGVFSFLVGHWGADLGWYSLVSFFTSKGRRVLPGNRYRIMMMICGVFLVLLGIYFIYSTLIA, from the coding sequence ATGTGGATAGAAGTTATTTTATTTGCAGCGGCCTCCTTCTGGGTGGGTTTGTCGGGTGCAATGGTTCCGGGACCCATGTTAACCGTTACCATATCTGATTCCCTTAAAAAGGGATCCCGAGCCGGGCCCCTGGTAGTTCTGGGACATGTCATTGCCGAGACAACCCTGATAATACTCCTGATACTGGGCTTGGGCTGGGTTATTGGATCCCAGTGGGTAACCATGATCATCGGAGGCGTGGGAGGAGTGATGCTCATCTACATTGGCTATAGCATAGCTAGATCTCCATTGCCAGAAGAGATCCCAGGGGATGGAGAGCCAATTGAAAAAAGAGGATCAGTTTTAAGCGGAATAGTTACCAGCATCACCAACCCTTACTTCTATCTCTGGTGGGCCACTGTGGGCTGGGCCTTCCTACTCAAGGGAATAGAATTAGCAGGAATCATAGGAGTCTTTAGTTTTCTGGTGGGCCACTGGGGGGCAGATCTTGGCTGGTACAGCCTAGTATCTTTTTTCACCAGCAAAGGCAGGCGCGTACTCCCCGGTAACCGTTACCGGATCATGATGATGATTTGTGGAGTTTTCCTGGTGCTTTTAGGAATTTATTTCATTTACTCCACCCTAATAGCCTGA
- a CDS encoding HAD family hydrolase has protein sequence MKAVVFDNSGTLISRYRAIKDLNSGFIHDHISSIDLVDKNPHRALVVLQTDPSTCLVNARPDQTIHQFIVRNNVPFDISYASSDIKKEDVLTLIKNENAKISDIQDTIQAVVEKDYNVQICSGSGFIMNTRSGHIEFTITAGGKIFPEVSGVVEELKKRSFHIYVASGDRMKSLEELASFIHIPSENVFGTADSWRKKEIVAGLKNRYKVMMVGNSANDILALKEADVGVLTTQQDDETPEKVFDAADVVVSNIKEILDINF, from the coding sequence ATGAAAGCTGTTGTTTTCGATAACTCCGGAACCCTAATATCCAGGTACAGGGCTATTAAAGATCTTAATAGTGGATTTATCCATGATCACATCAGTTCCATTGACCTGGTTGATAAAAATCCACACCGGGCCCTGGTGGTCCTTCAGACAGACCCTTCCACTTGTCTTGTCAATGCCAGACCAGATCAAACCATTCACCAATTCATAGTGCGTAACAACGTGCCTTTCGATATAAGTTACGCATCTTCAGATATCAAAAAAGAAGATGTTTTAACCCTTATTAAAAATGAAAATGCTAAAATTAGTGATATTCAGGATACCATTCAAGCTGTGGTTGAAAAGGATTATAACGTGCAGATATGCAGTGGATCTGGCTTCATAATGAACACCCGTAGTGGCCATATTGAATTCACCATCACTGCAGGGGGTAAAATATTTCCGGAAGTTTCAGGAGTGGTGGAAGAACTCAAAAAAAGATCCTTCCACATCTACGTGGCCTCAGGAGACCGTATGAAGTCCCTGGAGGAACTGGCCAGTTTCATTCACATTCCCTCGGAGAATGTTTTCGGCACTGCAGATTCTTGGAGAAAAAAGGAAATTGTGGCCGGACTTAAAAATCGATACAAGGTGATGATGGTGGGTAACAGTGCCAATGATATCCTGGCACTTAAAGAGGCAGATGTGGGCGTTTTAACCACACAGCAAGATGATGAAACACCTGAAAAAGTTTTTGATGCTGCTGACGTGGTGGTTAGTAATATTAAAGAAATTCTAGATATCAATTTTTAA
- a CDS encoding TMEM175 family protein, which translates to MQNNEKTIESVGISARRIETLVDGVFAIAMTLLVLGIAVPSIANPTEASLYQALLDLLPNFYSYFISFVLLAVFWRINHVQFNRIKRADDTLLWIIVIWLLFVALVPFSAFFVGEYGNFQIPNIFFDLNLFAIGFLLFLNGRHAFNHGLVDGVDDEMRKSSLRVNLMLPVISLLALGITFLPFMKELGYGWSSLVYLIIPLMKRYQ; encoded by the coding sequence TTGCAGAACAACGAAAAGACAATAGAATCCGTGGGGATCAGTGCCCGGCGCATAGAAACCCTTGTGGATGGTGTTTTCGCAATAGCAATGACCCTCCTGGTTCTAGGAATTGCAGTACCCTCCATAGCCAACCCCACTGAGGCCAGCCTTTATCAGGCCCTTTTGGACCTTCTACCTAATTTTTACAGTTATTTTATCAGTTTCGTTCTTCTGGCTGTTTTTTGGAGAATCAACCATGTCCAGTTCAACCGGATTAAAAGGGCAGATGACACTTTACTATGGATAATTGTCATCTGGCTACTTTTCGTGGCATTGGTTCCCTTTTCAGCATTCTTTGTAGGGGAATACGGGAATTTCCAGATTCCAAACATCTTCTTCGACCTGAACCTTTTTGCCATCGGATTTTTATTATTCCTAAACGGGCGTCATGCATTCAACCATGGATTGGTGGATGGTGTAGATGATGAAATGCGAAAATCAAGTTTAAGGGTTAATTTAATGTTACCAGTAATTTCTCTACTTGCACTGGGAATTACATTCCTCCCCTTTATGAAGGAATTGGGATATGGCTGGTCAAGTCTTGTTTATCTGATTATTCCTTTAATGAAACGTTACCAATAA
- a CDS encoding DUF6790 family protein translates to MDTAYTWLILGIIGALIMLGIQFYSKRVLTTKKIVGITLLSLLVITVGFGSIWASIGHSFFANQVASSIGWAPGSPFQQEVAFANLAFGVLGILCIWIRGNFWTATVIGVSIFLLGDALGHISNIFVTGNYAAGNAGAVLVLDILVPLLLIGLLVAYRIMEERAVRSAIKSLERSL, encoded by the coding sequence ATGGATACAGCTTATACATGGCTGATACTGGGGATAATTGGTGCATTAATAATGCTTGGAATTCAATTTTATTCTAAACGAGTTTTAACCACCAAAAAAATAGTGGGAATTACTCTCCTATCCTTACTGGTTATCACAGTAGGATTTGGTTCCATTTGGGCTTCCATTGGACATTCATTCTTCGCCAATCAGGTGGCTTCATCCATTGGGTGGGCTCCGGGAAGTCCATTTCAACAGGAGGTGGCCTTTGCCAACCTGGCATTTGGGGTTCTGGGAATATTATGCATCTGGATCAGGGGTAATTTCTGGACAGCCACTGTCATAGGAGTTTCCATATTCCTCCTGGGAGATGCCCTGGGCCATATAAGCAACATCTTTGTCACTGGTAATTACGCCGCTGGAAATGCAGGGGCTGTTCTGGTTCTGGATATACTGGTACCACTACTTTTAATTGGTTTACTGGTGGCCTACCGGATCATGGAGGAAAGAGCAGTGCGCAGTGCCATTAAGAGTCTGGAACGATCATTATAA
- a CDS encoding DUF362 domain-containing protein, with amino-acid sequence MSSKVYFSNFRSRNQGENKTSKIKQLFDMAGFREFIQKDDLTAIKLHFGERGNDTYLKPVLVSAVVEKILNSQAKPFLTDTNTLYYGSRHNSVDHLQTAIKNGFAYAVTGAPVIVADGIRGDNWIPVEVGLKHFQKVKIAGDIENSDSMLVLSHFKGHGMSGFGGAIKNLAMGCASSPGKIEQHNCAQPIISDNCTGCGTCIGSCPLSIMSLVEGKAVIDMEKCVACNNCLANCPESAIELDFNSLSEFMERMVEYAYGAVKSKTGKVGYINFLMDITPDCDCEAFSDAPIVPDIGILASTDPVALDRASYDLVNQQVGLENSLLEHQHHKGGDKFRGVWEGVDGRVLLEYAEEVGLGFGKYELINL; translated from the coding sequence ATGTCCAGTAAAGTGTATTTTTCCAATTTCCGCTCTCGAAACCAGGGAGAAAACAAAACCAGTAAAATAAAGCAGTTATTCGACATGGCCGGATTTCGAGAATTCATCCAGAAGGATGATCTAACTGCCATAAAACTTCACTTTGGAGAAAGGGGAAACGACACATATCTTAAACCGGTTCTGGTAAGTGCAGTTGTTGAAAAAATTTTGAATTCTCAGGCTAAACCTTTTCTAACTGATACCAACACGCTTTATTATGGGAGCCGTCATAATTCAGTCGACCACCTCCAGACAGCCATAAAAAACGGTTTCGCCTACGCAGTTACCGGGGCGCCGGTGATTGTTGCCGATGGAATCCGTGGAGATAACTGGATTCCAGTAGAGGTGGGCTTGAAACATTTCCAGAAAGTTAAAATTGCAGGAGATATAGAAAATTCAGATAGTATGCTGGTTTTATCCCACTTCAAGGGCCATGGCATGAGTGGTTTTGGAGGGGCGATTAAGAATCTGGCCATGGGATGCGCATCATCCCCGGGGAAAATTGAACAGCACAATTGTGCCCAACCCATCATAAGTGATAATTGCACCGGCTGCGGGACATGCATTGGGTCCTGTCCTTTATCCATTATGTCGCTTGTGGAAGGTAAAGCAGTGATAGATATGGAAAAATGTGTGGCCTGTAATAACTGTCTGGCCAACTGTCCTGAGTCAGCTATAGAACTTGATTTTAATTCATTATCCGAGTTCATGGAGCGAATGGTAGAATATGCCTATGGTGCGGTTAAAAGTAAAACGGGCAAAGTTGGTTACATTAACTTCCTCATGGACATTACCCCTGACTGTGACTGTGAAGCATTCAGTGATGCTCCCATTGTCCCGGACATTGGAATACTGGCATCCACGGATCCGGTGGCCCTGGATAGAGCAAGCTATGATCTGGTGAATCAGCAAGTGGGATTGGAAAACTCACTACTTGAACATCAACACCATAAAGGAGGCGATAAATTTAGAGGAGTGTGGGAAGGTGTTGATGGACGGGTATTGTTGGAATATGCAGAAGAAGTTGGACTGGGATTTGGAAAATATGAGTTAATAAATCTATAA
- a CDS encoding sugar phosphate isomerase/epimerase: MKIGFSTLALFMNSFEDFLDKATADGFDLMEILCEGPYWPRNILSQGEELEIFTSYDVDVFLHAPTIDLNPASMNPGIREETLRQIRETVDLASKIGAEAITTHPGMIHRLEDRIREMGKYFAIETLKEANQYAEDRGVILSVENMPHRYAYFCNTAQEHSYFLDQCECHATVDLGHANTTNHPASFLELEKTHYYHLSDNNGDKDQHLALGDGTLDLNLINGIDRGIIELDNYDNVIKSRNVLIELENNNM, translated from the coding sequence ATGAAAATTGGATTTTCAACTCTAGCTCTTTTCATGAATTCCTTTGAAGATTTTCTGGACAAAGCAACTGCTGATGGCTTTGATCTTATGGAAATACTCTGTGAAGGTCCTTATTGGCCCCGAAATATTCTCAGCCAGGGGGAAGAACTGGAAATATTCACGTCATATGATGTGGATGTTTTCCTGCATGCTCCCACCATAGACCTAAACCCTGCTAGCATGAACCCTGGTATTCGAGAGGAAACTCTTCGTCAGATTCGGGAAACAGTTGATTTAGCATCAAAAATAGGGGCAGAAGCCATAACCACTCATCCCGGGATGATACACAGATTAGAAGACAGAATCAGAGAAATGGGTAAATATTTTGCCATTGAAACTTTAAAAGAGGCAAATCAATACGCAGAAGATCGGGGTGTTATTTTATCGGTGGAAAACATGCCACATCGTTACGCTTACTTCTGTAACACAGCACAGGAACATTCTTACTTCCTGGATCAATGTGAATGTCATGCTACAGTAGATCTAGGTCATGCCAACACCACCAACCATCCTGCTTCATTTTTAGAACTTGAAAAAACCCATTACTATCATTTAAGTGATAATAATGGGGATAAAGATCAACACCTTGCCTTGGGTGATGGAACACTTGATCTGAACCTGATTAATGGCATTGACAGGGGAATCATTGAATTAGACAATTATGATAATGTTATAAAAAGCAGAAACGTCCTTATTGAACTAGAAAATAATAATATGTAA
- a CDS encoding PadR family transcriptional regulator, whose translation MDDELIRDNPPEDSKDNIPTDELEKIEFKKSRGYYRAVMDSQDLFGNLDQFEKKLVRGVMRGSGPIIMLWLISKKGQHGYEIMTQLHESSPFSDKIKMPSASIIYPKLHQLEKKGLIKGTWENHGKRKVKYYEITPEGVKTLEKIRNFFKARENNLYEDFLEDVMCIKK comes from the coding sequence ATGGATGATGAGCTAATTAGAGATAACCCCCCAGAAGATTCCAAGGACAATATTCCCACAGATGAACTTGAAAAAATCGAATTTAAAAAATCGCGTGGCTACTACCGTGCTGTAATGGATAGCCAGGACTTATTTGGAAATTTGGATCAATTCGAAAAAAAACTGGTCAGAGGCGTTATGCGAGGTTCAGGCCCCATAATAATGCTCTGGCTTATCAGTAAAAAGGGACAGCATGGTTATGAGATCATGACCCAACTCCATGAATCATCACCATTTAGTGATAAAATTAAGATGCCCAGCGCCAGCATCATCTACCCCAAATTACACCAACTTGAAAAGAAAGGCCTTATAAAGGGCACTTGGGAAAACCATGGGAAAAGAAAGGTTAAATATTACGAAATAACCCCAGAAGGTGTTAAAACCCTTGAAAAGATAAGAAATTTCTTTAAAGCCCGTGAAAATAACCTTTATGAAGATTTTCTAGAAGACGTAATGTGTATAAAAAAATAA
- a CDS encoding ATP-binding cassette domain-containing protein yields MKYAIETSNLTKTYGDFKAVDALDLKVKNKSIFGFLGPNGAGKTTTIKMLTCLIPPTSGTAKVAGYDIIESPDQVRQKIGMVPQLVSLYGDLTARENAELCADYYGMPRDLKEQRIDELMELVDIKYAENKMVKQMSGGQKQKVSVVASLVHQPDILFLDEPTIGLDPTTKSVLWDLIDELNQSGHTIILCSHDMYEVDMLCDHVGIINLGKLAAFDTPQGLKDTVLTQEESVENNIGEIVREMEDSETSDHPSFCKLKDAVKESEMDKAREMSLMVTNSDIELVNRLSQIPCVLDIETHASGRLGFKLANTENAVTQVISTIMETGGNITSISTKDPSLEDVFMKVTAKKVKKEGEGGD; encoded by the coding sequence ATGAAATATGCCATTGAAACCTCTAATCTCACCAAAACATATGGTGATTTTAAAGCAGTTGACGCTTTAGACTTGAAAGTTAAAAATAAAAGTATATTCGGATTTTTAGGACCTAATGGTGCCGGTAAAACAACTACCATAAAAATGCTCACCTGTCTTATTCCCCCTACTTCCGGTACAGCAAAAGTAGCAGGATACGATATTATTGAATCACCAGACCAAGTTCGCCAAAAAATAGGGATGGTACCACAACTGGTAAGCTTATACGGTGATCTCACTGCACGGGAAAATGCAGAATTATGTGCAGATTACTACGGAATGCCCCGGGACCTTAAGGAACAGAGAATTGATGAATTGATGGAACTGGTGGACATTAAGTACGCTGAAAACAAGATGGTTAAGCAGATGTCCGGAGGGCAAAAACAAAAAGTATCGGTAGTTGCCAGCCTGGTGCATCAGCCAGATATTCTGTTTCTGGATGAGCCTACCATTGGACTGGATCCCACCACCAAGAGTGTGTTATGGGATTTGATTGATGAACTGAACCAGAGCGGCCACACCATCATCCTCTGCTCCCACGATATGTACGAAGTGGATATGCTCTGTGATCATGTGGGTATAATCAATTTAGGAAAACTTGCTGCCTTTGACACCCCACAGGGCCTCAAAGACACAGTACTTACACAGGAAGAATCTGTTGAAAATAATATAGGGGAAATTGTCCGTGAAATGGAAGACTCTGAGACCAGTGACCACCCTTCCTTCTGTAAGTTGAAGGATGCTGTAAAAGAATCTGAAATGGATAAAGCAAGAGAAATGAGCTTAATGGTGACCAACTCAGATATTGAGCTGGTTAATAGATTATCCCAGATCCCATGCGTCCTGGACATTGAAACTCATGCATCAGGAAGACTTGGTTTTAAATTAGCCAACACTGAAAATGCAGTAACCCAAGTAATATCAACAATAATGGAAACTGGTGGAAATATAACCTCAATTTCAACTAAAGACCCCTCCTTAGAAGATGTTTTCATGAAAGTAACTGCCAAAAAAGTTAAAAAAGAAGGGGAGGGAGGTGATTAG